In Thermococcus stetteri, one genomic interval encodes:
- a CDS encoding ATP-dependent helicase — translation MSGIRWAEREYTDEEIYSILSEPVREWFKRKFGTFTPPQRYAVLEIHKGENVLISSPTGSGKTLSAFLSAINELILLGKEGKLEDKIYVLYVSPLRALNNDIKRNLEGPLAEIKEVAKELGYELPEIRVGIRTSDTSSYQKSKMVKKPPHILITTPESLAIALNAPKFSERLKTVKYVIIDEVHALAENKRGSHLALSIERLQEMAENEFVRIGLSATIHPLEEVAKFVFGFNDDGTPRPGLIVDVSFAKQTEIKVESVVEDLIYTDAGTLSDALYNRLAELIREHRTTLIFTNTRSGAERVAFNLKKRFPEFEGLIEAHHSSLSREVRLDVEEKLKRGELKAVVTSTSLELGIDIGTIDLVVLIGSPKSVNRALQRIGRAGHRLHDVSKGVILALDRDDLVEVTVLAHNARNRRLDRVRIPRNPLDVLVQHIVGMALYKVWEVEEAYRLVRRAYPFHELPFEDFMSVLKYLSGGYEGLEDRKVYAKIWMEDGKFGRRGKMTRAIYYMNVGTIPDEAKIRVYTMDKQMIGTVEEEFAERLMPGDIFVLAGRTYEFIKSRGNKIYVVPREGVKPTIPAWFSEMLPLSFDLALDVQRFRREVKGLLNNKRAKSLLMKKYGIDERAAKAIIAYFREQARYSTVPDDETVLVEEVEKENTYEYFFHTLIGRRANDALSRAFAYAVGRWKGVNVGIALNDNGFLLRVPKEARLSEAEIRDLFKLEDLREILKRALDNTELLKRRFRHVANRGFLILRRYVGRSKRLGRQQVIAVSLLKVLKEHYPDFPLLKEVYREIMEDKMDVENAELFLGWVREGRIKVVFERNELPSPFAFNLEAIGSSDVVLMEDRREMIKALHRKIMALIGENAT, via the coding sequence ATGAGCGGGATAAGGTGGGCCGAGAGGGAGTACACGGACGAGGAGATATACTCCATCCTTAGCGAGCCGGTTAGGGAGTGGTTTAAGCGGAAGTTCGGCACTTTCACCCCACCCCAGCGCTATGCCGTCCTTGAAATCCACAAGGGTGAGAATGTCCTCATTTCTTCGCCCACCGGTTCTGGAAAGACTCTTTCAGCCTTTCTTTCTGCTATAAACGAGCTGATTCTCCTTGGGAAGGAGGGCAAGCTTGAGGATAAAATCTACGTCCTCTACGTCTCGCCGCTTCGCGCTCTGAACAACGACATCAAGAGGAACCTCGAGGGCCCACTGGCGGAGATAAAGGAAGTGGCCAAAGAGCTCGGCTATGAACTGCCCGAGATAAGGGTCGGGATTAGAACGAGTGACACATCCAGTTATCAGAAGAGCAAGATGGTGAAGAAACCGCCCCACATTTTGATAACAACCCCAGAAAGCCTTGCCATTGCCTTAAACGCTCCTAAGTTCAGCGAGAGGCTGAAGACGGTTAAGTACGTCATCATCGATGAGGTTCACGCTCTCGCTGAAAACAAGCGCGGCTCCCACCTCGCTCTGAGCATTGAGAGGCTCCAGGAGATGGCCGAGAACGAGTTCGTCAGGATTGGCCTCAGTGCCACGATTCACCCGCTTGAGGAAGTGGCTAAGTTCGTTTTCGGCTTCAACGACGACGGAACTCCAAGGCCTGGCCTTATCGTGGATGTGTCCTTTGCAAAGCAGACCGAAATAAAAGTTGAGAGCGTTGTGGAAGACCTTATCTATACCGATGCCGGAACTCTGAGCGACGCCCTTTACAACCGCCTGGCGGAGCTTATAAGGGAGCACAGGACGACGCTCATCTTCACCAACACGAGGAGCGGTGCCGAGAGGGTTGCGTTCAACCTGAAGAAGCGTTTTCCAGAGTTTGAGGGTCTGATAGAGGCCCACCACTCTTCCTTGTCTAGAGAAGTTCGTTTGGACGTAGAAGAGAAGCTGAAGAGGGGAGAGCTGAAGGCGGTTGTCACCTCGACAAGCTTGGAGTTAGGTATTGACATCGGTACAATTGATCTCGTCGTTCTAATCGGATCGCCAAAGAGCGTTAACCGAGCCCTTCAGCGCATAGGTAGGGCTGGACACAGGCTCCACGACGTCAGCAAGGGCGTTATCCTTGCTCTCGACAGGGACGACCTCGTTGAGGTTACTGTTTTAGCGCACAACGCGAGGAACAGAAGGCTTGACAGGGTTAGGATTCCTAGGAACCCGCTCGACGTTCTAGTCCAGCACATAGTAGGCATGGCGCTCTACAAGGTCTGGGAGGTCGAGGAGGCCTACCGCCTGGTTAGAAGAGCCTATCCCTTCCACGAGCTTCCCTTCGAGGACTTCATGAGCGTCCTGAAGTACCTCTCCGGCGGCTATGAGGGACTTGAGGACAGAAAGGTCTACGCCAAGATATGGATGGAGGACGGGAAGTTCGGAAGGCGCGGGAAGATGACGAGGGCGATTTATTACATGAACGTTGGGACGATTCCAGACGAGGCAAAGATCAGGGTCTACACCATGGACAAGCAAATGATTGGGACGGTTGAGGAGGAGTTCGCCGAGAGGCTTATGCCCGGGGACATCTTCGTCTTAGCTGGAAGAACCTACGAGTTCATCAAGAGCAGGGGCAACAAAATATACGTCGTTCCGCGAGAGGGGGTGAAGCCGACAATCCCGGCCTGGTTCTCGGAGATGCTTCCGCTGAGCTTTGATTTGGCCCTCGACGTCCAGCGCTTCAGGAGGGAAGTGAAGGGGCTGTTGAACAACAAGCGGGCCAAGTCACTCCTCATGAAGAAGTACGGGATAGATGAGAGGGCCGCCAAAGCCATAATAGCATACTTCCGCGAGCAAGCGCGATATTCGACGGTTCCGGACGACGAGACGGTTCTCGTTGAGGAGGTCGAGAAGGAGAACACCTACGAGTACTTCTTCCACACGCTGATCGGAAGGAGGGCCAACGACGCCCTCAGCAGGGCCTTCGCCTACGCTGTAGGTCGCTGGAAGGGGGTGAACGTCGGCATAGCCCTCAACGACAACGGCTTCCTCCTCAGGGTTCCCAAGGAGGCCAGGCTAAGCGAGGCTGAGATCAGAGACCTCTTCAAGCTGGAAGACCTGAGGGAGATACTCAAGAGGGCCCTGGACAACACGGAGCTCCTCAAGAGGCGCTTCAGGCACGTCGCCAACAGGGGCTTCCTAATCTTGAGGAGGTATGTGGGGAGGAGCAAGCGCCTTGGCAGGCAGCAGGTCATAGCGGTTTCACTTCTCAAAGTCCTCAAGGAGCACTATCCAGACTTCCCTCTCCTGAAGGAGGTTTACAGGGAGATCATGGAGGACAAGATGGACGTTGAAAACGCGGAGCTTTTCCTGGGCTGGGTGCGGGAGGGGAGGATTAAGGTCGTCTTCGAGAGGAACGAGCTTCCAAGCCCGTTCGCCTTCAACCTCGAGGCGATAGGCTCGAGCGACGTGGTCCTTATGGAGGACAGGAGGGAGATGATAAAGGCCCTCCACAGGAAGATAATGGCCCTAATAGGGGAGAACGCCACTTGA
- a CDS encoding inorganic phosphate transporter has translation MMLIATAIFMAWAIGANDSAKAVGTAVGSGILGFKRAVLLIGVFVFLGAFLGGSGVVNTVSGLAMGMDPTTIGLVLFSAATAVTFASLWGNPISTTQAIIGALVGASLAGGLPVNWSVVGKIVLTWVVSPVLAGVLAVGTYIPYKHLLNKIKHLGILELTQKWLAFTAAAYASFNLGTNELANVIGLADGGIEVKSLLAIALGLGALTFSYEVMMTVGRDLAPLGPTSGSSAQMGAALAVTLANVFGIPVSSGQAIVGAISGVSLYKGERLNKKALKGILRGWVTAPTAAGVLAFALVRLFSSL, from the coding sequence ATGATGCTGATAGCGACAGCGATCTTCATGGCGTGGGCAATAGGTGCAAACGACAGTGCAAAGGCCGTCGGAACCGCCGTAGGCTCCGGAATACTGGGCTTCAAGAGGGCGGTGCTCCTTATTGGCGTCTTCGTATTTTTAGGGGCCTTTCTCGGCGGTTCAGGTGTGGTCAACACAGTGAGCGGGTTAGCTATGGGTATGGATCCAACAACTATAGGGTTAGTCCTGTTCAGCGCCGCCACCGCCGTTACCTTTGCCAGCCTCTGGGGAAATCCGATATCCACCACCCAGGCCATAATTGGTGCCCTTGTGGGTGCTTCCCTCGCGGGGGGCCTTCCCGTGAACTGGTCGGTTGTCGGAAAGATAGTTCTCACCTGGGTTGTCTCTCCAGTCTTGGCGGGGGTTCTGGCCGTAGGGACATACATCCCGTACAAGCACCTCCTCAACAAGATAAAGCACCTCGGGATCCTGGAGCTGACCCAGAAGTGGCTCGCCTTCACCGCCGCAGCCTACGCCTCCTTCAACCTCGGGACAAACGAGCTTGCCAACGTGATAGGCCTAGCAGACGGTGGGATTGAGGTTAAAAGCCTGCTTGCAATTGCCCTGGGGCTTGGAGCACTGACGTTCAGTTACGAAGTCATGATGACTGTGGGGAGAGATCTGGCTCCCCTTGGTCCTACTTCAGGGTCTTCCGCTCAAATGGGAGCTGCTTTAGCCGTTACCCTGGCCAACGTCTTTGGAATCCCTGTCAGCTCTGGGCAGGCCATCGTCGGTGCAATATCGGGCGTGAGCCTGTACAAGGGCGAGAGGCTCAACAAAAAGGCCCTGAAGGGAATTCTACGCGGCTGGGTTACTGCTCCAACCGCCGCCGGCGTTCTTGCCTTTGCCCTAGTTAGACTGTTCTCTTCCCTTTGA
- a CDS encoding phosphorylating glyceraldehyde-3-phosphate dehydrogenase, producing the protein MKVKVGINGYGTIGKRVAYAVSRQDDMELIGVTKTKPDFEAYMARERGIPVYAASEEFLPRFEKAGFEVAGTLNDLLEKVDIIVDATPGGMGAKNKALYEKAGVKAIFQGGEKAEVAQVSFVAQANYEKALGKDYVRVVSCNTTGLTRTLSALQEYIDYVYAVMIRRAADPNDSKRGPINAITPSVTVPSHHGPDVQTVIPINIETMAFVVPTTLMHVHSVMIELKKPITREDVIDIFENTTRVLLFEKEKGFESTAQLIEFARDLHREWNNLYEIAVWRESISVKGNRLFYIQAVHQESDVVPENVDAIRAMFELADRWDSIRKTNKSLGILK; encoded by the coding sequence ATGAAGGTGAAAGTCGGGATAAACGGCTACGGAACAATTGGAAAGCGCGTTGCCTACGCCGTCTCCAGGCAGGACGATATGGAGCTCATCGGCGTAACCAAGACGAAGCCGGACTTTGAGGCGTACATGGCGAGGGAGAGGGGCATTCCGGTCTACGCCGCGAGCGAGGAATTCTTACCGAGGTTCGAGAAGGCCGGCTTTGAGGTTGCTGGAACGCTCAACGACCTCTTGGAGAAGGTTGACATAATCGTTGATGCAACACCTGGGGGAATGGGGGCGAAAAACAAGGCCCTCTACGAGAAGGCTGGAGTCAAAGCGATCTTCCAGGGCGGTGAGAAGGCAGAAGTCGCTCAAGTATCGTTCGTTGCCCAGGCCAACTACGAGAAGGCACTCGGAAAGGACTACGTTAGGGTCGTCTCCTGCAACACGACGGGCTTAACGAGAACGCTCTCAGCCCTTCAGGAGTACATAGACTACGTTTACGCCGTGATGATTAGGAGAGCCGCGGACCCGAACGACTCGAAGAGGGGTCCGATCAACGCGATAACTCCGAGCGTAACCGTTCCGTCCCACCACGGGCCAGATGTCCAGACGGTGATCCCGATAAACATCGAGACGATGGCCTTCGTCGTTCCAACCACTCTCATGCACGTGCACTCGGTCATGATCGAGCTCAAGAAGCCGATAACGAGGGAAGACGTGATAGACATATTCGAGAACACAACGAGAGTTCTCCTCTTCGAGAAGGAGAAGGGCTTCGAGAGCACGGCCCAGCTCATAGAGTTCGCGAGAGACCTGCACCGCGAGTGGAACAACCTCTACGAGATTGCCGTGTGGAGGGAGAGCATCTCCGTTAAGGGCAACAGGCTCTTTTACATTCAGGCCGTCCACCAGGAGAGCGACGTCGTTCCAGAGAACGTCGATGCCATAAGGGCCATGTTCGAGCTCGCCGACAGGTGGGATAGCATAAGGAAGACGAACAAGAGTCTGGGGATTCTGAAGTAG
- the tgtA gene encoding tRNA guanosine(15) transglycosylase TgtA, with amino-acid sequence MVDFRFEVKARDAAGRIGKLTVNGKTIETPAIMPVINPKQLIVTPKELKDIGFGIIITNSYIIYKTPELREKALEVGIHKLLDYNGIIEVDSGSFQLMRYGGVDVTNREIVEFQHRIGVDIGTFLDIPTPPDAPREKAEEDLRITLERAKEAEEIKEIAMNAAVQGSTYPDLRTYAARELSRMKFEIHPIGAVVPLMESYRYRDLVDVVIASKVGLRPDRPVHLFGAGHPMIFALAVAMGIDLFDSASYALYAKDDRYLTPEGTKRLEELEYFPCSCPVCSRYTPQELREMPKEERTRLLALHNLWVIKEELNRVKQAIKEGELWRLVDERARSHPKLYAAYKRLLEYREYLEKNEPVTKASAFFKVSEEALRWPIVQRAKERAERVKAKFPETIEHPIFGEVPKYLSLSYPFAQSEGEEDFTVEKPEKGEARNYVMAVAEYQFGEGASEAFKDAFVELSRKTGMPRQIKAKGKHLATFRAEDGLLTLGIEGAKRLHKALPFPRMRVVVNSDAEPFARKGKNVFAKFVIDADPNIRPYDEVLVVNEEDELLATGQTLLNGEELKVFQQGLAVKVRRGVGD; translated from the coding sequence ATGGTCGATTTCAGGTTTGAGGTCAAAGCGCGCGATGCCGCGGGAAGGATAGGAAAGCTCACGGTCAACGGGAAGACAATAGAGACGCCTGCAATAATGCCCGTCATCAATCCAAAACAGCTGATCGTGACGCCGAAAGAGCTCAAGGACATAGGCTTCGGGATTATAATCACGAACTCATACATAATATACAAGACTCCAGAGCTTAGGGAGAAGGCGCTTGAAGTTGGGATACACAAACTCCTCGACTACAACGGGATAATCGAGGTTGACTCAGGCTCATTCCAGCTCATGCGCTACGGCGGCGTCGACGTTACGAACAGGGAAATCGTGGAGTTCCAGCACAGGATAGGCGTTGACATAGGGACTTTCCTTGACATTCCGACGCCACCGGACGCGCCGAGGGAGAAAGCCGAGGAAGACCTAAGGATAACGCTGGAGAGGGCGAAGGAAGCCGAAGAAATCAAGGAGATAGCGATGAACGCCGCCGTGCAGGGCTCGACCTATCCTGATCTGAGGACGTACGCGGCGAGAGAACTAAGCAGGATGAAGTTCGAGATACATCCGATTGGCGCGGTTGTTCCGCTGATGGAGAGCTATCGCTATAGAGACCTCGTAGATGTTGTCATAGCCTCGAAGGTGGGACTGAGACCGGACAGGCCCGTTCACCTCTTCGGAGCCGGCCACCCGATGATCTTCGCACTGGCAGTTGCCATGGGGATAGATCTCTTTGACTCGGCCAGCTACGCCCTCTACGCCAAGGACGACCGCTACTTAACACCCGAAGGTACGAAGAGGCTGGAGGAGCTTGAGTACTTCCCGTGCTCCTGTCCCGTGTGCTCCCGCTACACGCCGCAGGAGCTACGCGAAATGCCGAAGGAAGAGAGGACGAGGCTTCTGGCTCTCCACAACCTCTGGGTCATAAAGGAGGAACTCAACAGGGTCAAGCAAGCGATTAAGGAAGGCGAGCTGTGGCGTCTCGTCGATGAGAGGGCGCGCTCACACCCGAAGCTCTACGCGGCCTACAAGAGACTTCTCGAGTACAGAGAATACCTTGAGAAGAACGAGCCGGTAACCAAAGCCAGCGCCTTCTTCAAGGTCAGTGAAGAGGCTCTGAGGTGGCCGATTGTCCAGCGCGCAAAGGAGAGGGCTGAACGCGTTAAGGCCAAGTTCCCGGAAACGATAGAACACCCAATCTTCGGTGAGGTTCCGAAGTATCTCTCACTCAGCTATCCGTTCGCCCAGAGTGAGGGCGAGGAGGACTTCACAGTTGAGAAGCCCGAGAAGGGTGAAGCTAGAAACTACGTCATGGCCGTTGCTGAGTACCAGTTCGGCGAGGGGGCTAGCGAGGCTTTCAAGGACGCCTTCGTCGAGCTCTCAAGGAAGACTGGAATGCCGAGGCAGATAAAGGCCAAAGGGAAGCATCTCGCTACCTTCAGAGCGGAAGACGGCCTGCTGACCCTCGGCATCGAGGGGGCGAAGAGGCTTCACAAGGCCCTGCCGTTCCCGAGGATGAGGGTGGTTGTGAACTCAGATGCAGAGCCCTTCGCACGGAAGGGTAAGAACGTCTTCGCGAAGTTCGTCATAGATGCCGACCCGAACATAAGGCCCTACGACGAGGTTCTGGTGGTGAACGAGGAGGACGAGCTTCTGGCGACGGGACAAACTCTCCTCAACGGCGAGGAGCTGAAGGTATTCCAGCAGGGGTTAGCAGTGAAAGTGAGAAGGGGAGTTGGGGATTAA
- the asnS gene encoding asparagine--tRNA ligase codes for MIDKVYCADVTPEMEGKKVKLAGWVYRKREVGKKVFIVLRDSSGIVQVVFSKALNEEAYSEAKKVGIESSVVIEGTVKADPRAPTGAEVQGEKLQIIQNIEFFPITKDASQEFLLDVRHLHLRSPKVAAIMKVKGTLMQAAREWLLQDGWYEVFPPILVTGAVEGGATLFKLKYFDRYAYLSQSAQLYLEAAIFGLEKVWSLTPSFRAEKSRTRRHLTEFWHLELEAAWMDLWDIMKVKEELVSYMVQRTLELRKKEIELYRKDFTTLKNAVPPFPRISYDEAIDILQSKGVRIEWGEDMGADEERVLTEEFESPFFVYGYPKHIKAFYMKEDPEDPRKVLAADMLAPEGYGEIIGGSQREDDYDKLVQRILEEGMDPKDYEWYLDLRKYGSVPHSGFGLGLERLVAWVLKLDHVRWATLFPRTPSRLYP; via the coding sequence GTGATCGATAAGGTTTACTGTGCTGATGTCACGCCCGAAATGGAAGGAAAGAAGGTTAAGCTCGCGGGATGGGTTTACAGGAAGAGGGAAGTTGGAAAGAAGGTCTTCATAGTCCTCCGCGACTCAAGCGGGATCGTCCAGGTCGTCTTTTCAAAGGCCCTCAACGAGGAAGCTTACAGTGAAGCCAAGAAGGTTGGAATTGAATCGAGCGTCGTCATCGAAGGAACAGTTAAGGCTGACCCCCGCGCGCCGACCGGAGCCGAGGTCCAGGGAGAGAAGCTCCAGATAATCCAGAACATAGAGTTCTTCCCGATAACAAAGGACGCGAGCCAGGAGTTCCTCCTCGACGTCAGGCATCTCCACCTGCGCTCTCCGAAGGTGGCCGCGATAATGAAGGTCAAGGGCACGCTCATGCAGGCCGCTCGTGAATGGCTCCTTCAGGACGGCTGGTACGAGGTCTTCCCACCCATACTCGTCACAGGCGCCGTTGAGGGCGGCGCAACGCTCTTCAAGCTCAAGTACTTTGACAGGTATGCCTACCTCAGCCAGTCAGCCCAGCTATACCTTGAAGCCGCTATCTTCGGCCTTGAGAAAGTCTGGAGTCTCACTCCAAGCTTCAGGGCCGAGAAGAGCAGGACGAGGAGACACCTCACAGAGTTCTGGCACCTTGAGCTTGAGGCTGCCTGGATGGACCTATGGGACATCATGAAGGTCAAGGAAGAGCTCGTGAGCTACATGGTGCAGAGGACGCTTGAGCTGAGAAAGAAGGAGATAGAGCTCTACCGCAAGGACTTCACCACACTCAAGAACGCGGTTCCACCCTTCCCGAGGATAAGCTACGACGAGGCGATAGACATACTCCAGAGCAAAGGAGTCAGGATAGAGTGGGGCGAGGACATGGGGGCAGATGAGGAGCGTGTTTTGACTGAGGAGTTCGAGAGCCCGTTCTTCGTCTACGGTTATCCAAAGCACATCAAGGCCTTCTACATGAAGGAAGACCCCGAGGACCCGAGGAAGGTTCTCGCCGCTGATATGCTCGCTCCGGAAGGGTACGGCGAGATAATCGGCGGTTCCCAGCGTGAGGACGACTACGACAAGCTCGTGCAGAGGATTCTAGAGGAGGGAATGGATCCAAAGGATTACGAGTGGTACCTCGACCTCAGGAAGTACGGCAGCGTTCCGCACAGCGGCTTCGGCCTCGGCCTTGAGAGGCTCGTCGCCTGGGTGCTCAAGCTCGACCACGTCCGCTGGGCAACCCTGTTCCCGAGGACTCCGAGCAGGCTGTATCCTTGA
- a CDS encoding transglutaminase-like domain-containing protein, whose translation MSEKDLHYLITRVINPYLNWITASLRSNNRVLYGRDGYTRIHWMDHTLSDTFASELEEWRNNLWYSYREDFLERGAEILDSLLEIMIRIEAKLPDNDSKGKIMSNLWEMAGKVEAYLGLNGYLESRKDYFINKAVEIRRRDEELRRKLEKQKKKEDVGGKVDRRLARKSISGPERKIGSTTNKRTFLTTPSQEKPKKKRKWKLPWKKFFGFMLMFLIFFALYDLSHTNGRLVRQVIPDDIETKILEFWGTVENSTEEVASVKSPDDIETKILEFWGTVENSTEEVASVKSLASTAVACSKADYSLEAALECYLNDPDEFRALEPLASQLKSSTLQESAWNILAWEDQHIQYDWAKYHGLGSIKIQKPSETIQSGSGVCVDYAILTAGLLLAMNYSPVSIFEINFLNDPTGHAATAIKINGQFFMVDQHPPIMDLGTYWKYWAYWRSEYSDGTLSNLIISSAKVYEARLESGKVVVDYVGTLTGEEFKKYDYTFSETDLTKLISDLRAKFIRKFPNLQLDSKISNLDTAAYLPYGYSDGVVWQTTFPYLTEHYNPLFHDKFVDYIYSQITDSREIVSDLRTYNRFWVKGQIEGDNMKVILCLAKK comes from the coding sequence ATGTCCGAAAAGGATCTTCACTATCTTATTACGCGGGTTATCAATCCCTATTTGAATTGGATTACCGCCTCTTTGCGTTCTAACAATCGCGTCTTATATGGCCGTGATGGCTATACCCGCATCCACTGGATGGATCATACTTTAAGTGATACGTTTGCATCAGAGCTTGAAGAGTGGAGAAATAATCTCTGGTATAGCTACAGAGAGGATTTTCTTGAGCGTGGTGCCGAGATTTTGGATTCCCTTCTTGAAATTATGATCAGGATTGAGGCTAAACTTCCTGACAACGACAGCAAGGGTAAGATAATGTCCAATTTATGGGAAATGGCTGGGAAGGTAGAGGCTTATCTTGGACTCAATGGCTATTTGGAGTCAAGGAAAGATTACTTCATCAACAAGGCAGTTGAAATTAGGAGGCGAGATGAAGAACTTAGACGAAAACTGGAAAAACAGAAGAAAAAAGAGGATGTTGGCGGCAAAGTGGACAGAAGGTTGGCTAGAAAGTCCATCTCGGGGCCGGAAAGAAAAATTGGCTCCACCACTAACAAAAGAACCTTTCTCACAACACCCTCGCAAGAAAAGCCTAAGAAAAAGCGAAAATGGAAGCTCCCTTGGAAAAAGTTCTTTGGGTTTATGTTGATGTTCTTGATATTCTTTGCCCTCTACGATCTAAGTCACACTAATGGACGACTTGTGCGGCAGGTTATCCCAGATGATATTGAAACTAAGATTTTGGAGTTTTGGGGCACAGTGGAGAACTCCACTGAAGAAGTGGCATCCGTAAAGTCGCCAGATGATATTGAAACTAAGATTTTGGAGTTTTGGGGCACAGTGGAGAACTCCACTGAAGAAGTGGCATCCGTAAAGTCGCTGGCATCCACTGCAGTTGCATGCTCCAAGGCTGATTATTCGTTGGAGGCTGCGTTGGAATGTTACCTTAACGATCCGGATGAGTTCCGAGCCTTGGAACCTCTGGCATCCCAACTAAAGAGCTCGACTCTGCAGGAGAGCGCGTGGAATATCTTGGCGTGGGAGGATCAACACATCCAATATGATTGGGCAAAATACCACGGTTTGGGATCGATTAAGATACAGAAGCCATCTGAGACTATTCAGAGTGGCTCGGGGGTTTGCGTGGATTACGCTATCTTGACTGCAGGCCTGCTCTTGGCAATGAACTATTCCCCAGTATCCATATTTGAAATTAACTTCTTAAACGATCCGACGGGACATGCAGCCACTGCGATAAAAATTAACGGGCAGTTCTTTATGGTAGACCAGCATCCACCAATAATGGATTTAGGGACGTACTGGAAGTACTGGGCCTATTGGCGCAGCGAGTACTCTGACGGAACCCTAAGCAATTTGATAATATCCTCTGCAAAGGTCTATGAGGCAAGATTGGAGTCAGGAAAAGTTGTTGTTGACTACGTGGGAACTCTGACTGGTGAAGAATTCAAGAAATACGATTACACTTTCTCAGAGACTGATTTAACAAAGCTTATCTCAGATTTGAGGGCAAAGTTCATCAGAAAGTTCCCAAACTTGCAGCTGGACTCAAAGATTTCTAACCTTGACACTGCTGCGTATTTGCCGTATGGTTACTCCGATGGAGTTGTGTGGCAAACTACGTTTCCGTATCTCACCGAGCACTACAACCCTCTATTCCACGACAAGTTTGTTGATTACATATATTCTCAGATAACCGACAGCAGGGAGATTGTTTCTGACTTAAGAACCTACAACAGGTTTTGGGTTAAGGGGCAGATAGAGGGGGATAACATGAAGGTAATTCTATGCTTAGCCAAAAAGTAG
- a CDS encoding glycosyltransferase encodes MHPLLLTALAIIFIWDGYFFINYIISLFRNYVTTEWTPKVSVIIPAYNEGERCRSAIEAALAQDYPDFEVIFVDDGSTDNTYDIASSILNPRLKVFRIEHGGKAKALNFGLSKASGEIIVTTDADSVLEKDAVKELVRRFYSEDVLGVGGQVRVLGSSFLERAQDVEHLRIATFRRAKELEDLSVAPGPISAFRKEALERIGGFVEDQVEDYATTKAIKRFGRVVYAPKARAWTEMPNDIRTLWRQRRRWFLGDLGNLGGGFTKEWAFLLLGDFIAVLDVVVPLLLLAFGHWVAFALWWGFEAVTMLVPVLVEGGSIAAALLFPAFLWFWAVFYLILHFYGYSKLILRRL; translated from the coding sequence ATGCACCCCCTGCTCCTAACTGCGCTGGCAATCATTTTCATCTGGGACGGGTACTTTTTCATCAATTACATAATTAGCCTTTTCAGGAATTATGTAACTACAGAGTGGACGCCGAAGGTCTCGGTAATAATCCCGGCATACAACGAGGGGGAGAGGTGCAGGAGTGCGATAGAGGCCGCTCTCGCGCAGGACTACCCAGATTTCGAGGTAATTTTTGTGGACGACGGGAGCACTGACAATACCTACGATATCGCTTCTTCTATCCTGAATCCCAGGCTGAAGGTCTTCAGGATTGAGCACGGAGGGAAGGCGAAGGCCCTGAACTTCGGGCTGTCCAAAGCGTCCGGGGAGATAATAGTCACCACCGATGCGGACAGCGTACTTGAGAAGGATGCCGTCAAAGAACTTGTGAGAAGGTTTTACTCGGAAGACGTTCTTGGTGTTGGTGGCCAGGTTCGGGTTCTTGGGAGCTCTTTCCTTGAGAGAGCGCAGGACGTTGAACACCTGCGGATAGCGACCTTCAGGAGGGCAAAGGAACTTGAAGACCTGAGCGTCGCTCCAGGACCGATTTCGGCCTTTAGGAAGGAAGCACTGGAGAGAATCGGCGGCTTCGTGGAAGACCAGGTTGAAGACTACGCGACGACAAAGGCTATCAAGCGGTTCGGAAGGGTCGTCTACGCGCCAAAGGCAAGGGCCTGGACAGAGATGCCCAATGACATCAGAACCCTCTGGCGCCAGAGGAGGAGGTGGTTCCTGGGTGACCTCGGGAATCTTGGGGGAGGGTTCACGAAGGAATGGGCGTTCCTGCTCCTGGGCGATTTCATAGCCGTTCTCGACGTTGTTGTGCCTCTTCTTCTACTGGCCTTCGGTCACTGGGTAGCTTTCGCGCTCTGGTGGGGCTTTGAGGCAGTTACGATGCTGGTACCCGTTCTCGTCGAGGGGGGAAGCATCGCGGCGGCATTGCTCTTCCCTGCCTTTCTCTGGTTCTGGGCGGTCTTTTATTTGATTCTTCACTTCTATGGGTACTCCAAACTGATCCTTAGAAGATTATAG